The DNA sequence TGCATGACATCGGCGACCGTCTCCAACACTTGGGCGGCGTGGCAAATAGCCCCAACTGGTTTTTCGTGGACGAAGAAATGGCGCACGATCGTAGGCAAGTGTTCGTTAAGGCGGATATATTCGGGCGCCCTACCGCCGGGGATAATGAGCCCGTCGTATTCTTTCGGCTTGACGTCGGCAAAGGACACATCAGCCTCAATTAAGTACCCAGGTTTTTCTGTATACGTCTCCCAATCGACAAAATCGTGCACGACCGTATGCAGTTTTTTCTTAGTCGGTGCAGCGATCGTCGCTTCAATGCCCGCTTCTTGTAAGCGGTAATACGGGTAATAAATTTCTAGTGCTTCGACAGCGTCTCCAGCGACAATTAACACTTTTTTCGTCATCGTCATCCCTCCATTGTATATATAGCATTTGCGATAAATTATCACTTACCCTACTAATAGCATTACCCTGTTACGTCGCGGTCAAAACTACTAGGTAGGAAACGGGGCTGGTTGCAGTGAAAAAAGTGTACGTCTTGCTCGTGCGCGAGGTGGATCAACAACTGAGCGGGAGCGGTTGTTATGGCCGCATCGAGGGTAATGTGGCAGCGACCCGAGGTTGTGCCGTGTTCAGTGAGCGACGGCAAACGATGGAGGCGATGAGGCGTAAGATCGTGGTCCCGAGCCCAATAGAAGGAGTTGTAAACTGTGAATTTGAGTATCCTCATCGCAAGTATGGTCGGTATTCTCGGTCTCATCGTTGGACTGATCGTCTGGGCTGTGACAAAAATAGCAAAGAGAAATTAATTAAGCAGGCTGCTAGCCTGTTTTTTTTTAGGTGCGCCCAGCATGGGCGCAGTCTATAGGGGGCAAATCTCGAATTGTGAAGGCAGAAGTAACAGTTAGCCTAACGCAAGGGTGTCCGCTGCGACGCGGAATTTGAAGGAAGCGGGCGGCAAACCTCCGGTCTGAGGCACACGAACTTCATACAAGGCTTGATATGATTGGATGAGTTAAGGCGTTAACACTTACTCCTACTCTATACAATATTACAGCTTTACAGTAAGATAGAGGCCGTTTTAAATCCCTTTTTTTGTGCATTTCCACTAATAAATAGTCTATTAAAACAACATTACTTATCACAGATATAAAATAATTTGCCTGCTTCGCAAATTTGCTCTTGCATATTGTTTTTTTTGTTATATGATAGATTTAACATCATGAGCAGACCCCATTTCTTAATCAAATTATAATATCGGAGGTGGTAGCGCTCTCTTTATCCAGCCAAATGTGTCGTTGTCGTGTAAGCTTTGGGGATCGAGCGTTTCAATCTACTAAAAATCGAATGAGGGGAGAAAGAATTAAAGATGAGAGTTAATAAGCGTGTTTTGATACGTTTCCTCAGTGTGCTCCTCTGTTTCAGCTTAGTGCTGCCACTCGGTTTCTTCTCTACGGTGCAGGCGAAGGCGGATCAAGGCGTCCACACATCCGTCCACGAAAAGTCGCAAAAACCGGCCAAGGAAAAGATCGCCGACCGCTTACAGAAACAGTTCAAAGAAAAGAAAACGGTTACGTTCCTGCTTAAATTTCAGGAACAAGTCGATACCCAAAAAGTAGCGAAAGACGCGGCAAAAAAAGCGCAAAAGCTAAAACAGACTGCCGCGCAAACGACACTGGCGAAACGTTCGTCCGTCGTCTCGGCTTTGCGGGGAACTGCCAACGAGACTCAGCAGGACGTCAAAGCGTTTTTGGACAAGCAGAAAAAAGCTGGTCACGTGACGTCGTACGAATCGTACTACATCGTGAATGCGATCGCTGTAACAGGCTCGCAAGAAGTGATGGAACAACTCGCTTCGTTCCCGGAAGTGGCGAAAGTGTTGCCGAACGAACTGCGGCAGCTACACCCGGCAGAGCGAGTAAAAGCGAAAGCGGAAACCGCAGTGAAAGGTACCGCTAAAGCTAAGGACGGAAAAGCGAAGCAGGACTCCAACCTTTCGGACATCGAGTGGAACATCGACCGCGTAGGGGCTCCCGCCGCCTGGCAAATGGGGATTGACGGCACAGGAACGGTAGTCGCGAACATCGATACGGGGGTCGATTGGGAACACCCGACGTTGAAAGAAAAATACCGCGGTTACGATGAAGCTAACCCGGACAACCCTAGCCACGACTTCAACTGGTTCGACGCGACGGCCGGCCGTACCACGCCGTACGACGACGACGGACACGGCACGCATACGATGGGCACGATGGTCGGTGCCGAGCCAAACGGTGCGAACCAAATCGGTGTCGCTCCGGGGGCGAAATGGATTGCCGTTAAAGCGTTTACGCCAGCAGGCGGATACGATAGTGATCTGTTAGCTGCTGGCGAATGGATCCTCGCGCCGAAAGACGCGCAAGGCAACCCGCGCCCTGATATGGCACCCGACGTCGTAAACAACTCGTGGGGCGGTGGATCGGGCATTGACGAATGGTATCGGGACATGGTACGCGCTTGGCGCGCCGCTGACATCTTCCCCGAGTTTTCCGCTGGGAACACGCGTCCTGGCAACCCGGGGGGACCGGGTTCCGTCGCTAACCCGGCGAACTACCCCGAGTCGTTTGCAACCGGTGCGACTGACATTAACGACCAATTAGCGAGCTTTTCGCTTCAGGGACCGTCGCCGTACGGCGAGCTTAAACCAGAAGTGAGTGCACCGGGCGTCAACATCCGTTCGGCGATCCCGGGTAACGGCTACGGCAACTACAACGGCACATCGATGGCCGGACCGCACACGTCTGCTGTCGTTGCTCTGCTGCGGCAAGCGAACGCATCGCTGACAGTCGACGAAATCGAACAGATCTTGCAAGATACGGCGACGCCGTTGACGGACAGCACCTTCCCAGAATCGCCGAACAATGGCTACGGCTACGGCTTAGTGAATGCGTTTGACGCCGTTTCCTCCGTCATGGACGGATTGGGCCGTGTGCAAGGACAAGTCGTACGAGAGGGCGAAGACAATGAACCGCCCACTTTTGAACATGATTCGGTGAGTACGACTTACGAAGGGATGGATTTGCCCCTCGTCGTGACAGCGCGCGACAATGTAAGCGTCACGAGTGTGCAACTGCAGTATCGGTCGAATAGCGGTGACGACTGGGCGACGGTTGACGCGAAACGCATTAGCGGGGACTTCCGCGACGGGGTGTATCAAGCGACAATACCCGGTGAGGACATTAGCGGGTCATCCTTGCACTACCGCTGGAAAATTACCGACTTCGGCAACAACGAAGTGACGAGCGACGTTTACGACGTGAACGTATCCCCGGGCATTACGATCGGCTACAGCGAAGACTTCGAAAGCTATCCGGTCGGCTGGGTGTCCTATGGCGAGAACGACAGCTGGGAGTGGGGTGTACCGACGTCGGGACCGGGCAGCGCCTTCTCCGGCGAGAACGTCTACGCGACCAATTTGAGTGGTATGTACGACAACAACTCGCAAGCGACACTCATGATGCCGCCAGTCGATTTGCCCGAAGGGCCCGCATACTTGCAGTATAAGCATTGGTACAACTTAGAGAACCGCTGGGACTTTGGATACGTGCGCGTGTCAACCGACATGGAAAACTGGACGACGTTAGAGACGTACACGAACATTTCTAACGATTGGGTTGACGGAGAAGTAGACTTGTCCGACTATGCCGGACAGCGCGTGTACCTCTCGTTCCACCTGGCGACTGACTTCAGTGTGACGCGGGACGGATGGTACATCGATCAAGTCGCCTTAACGAACACATCGCTGAACAAAGAAAGCAAAGCGAAGTTGGGGGTTGAACCGAAGCAAAGCGATAAGGCGGATAAAAACGATCCTGCTGCTGCGACAGGAAAAGCGGACAAAAGCAGCGCCGCTACATCTGCTGAGAAAAAAGGCAAGCCGGCTGTCGCCAAGCAAGGTGCGCCGAAAAACGTGAAGGCACCTGCTGCCAGCAAACAGAACGGAAAAAAACCGGACAAGGGCAAGAACAAAGGAAAGAACAAGGATAAAAAGGATAAAGACAACGGTAAACAACCGGCTGCCCTGCCGTTAGCAGCGAAAGTAAGTGTGCTCGAGTCGGGACGGCAAGTGAACACGAACCCGGCAGACGGCAGCTACTCGCTTACTCACGCCACTGGAACGTACACGATGCAGGCAGAAGCATACGGTTTCCGATCAGCCGATCAGGCCGTGGAGGTCTCGCGCGACGGCGAAGTGACGGCAAACTTTACGCTCGACCCGATTCCGCAAGGAAACATTACCGGTACCGTCACGAATAAATCGACGGGTGAACCGGTGGCGAATGCGACGTTGTACGTCGTTGAAGACGCAGCGGTACAACCGGTGTCGACCGATGAAAACGGCGCTTATTCGCTAACCGCCTACGAAGGCACGTACACGCTAGTCGTGTCGGCGCCGAATTACTATCGCACGGAAGTTGAAGTGACAGTGTCCGGTAACGACGACACGACAAAAGACATCACCTTGAAGCCGTTTATCGGTTACCCCGGTGAAATTGGCTACGACAGCGGCGAACCAGATAATGCCCGCGCCTTCTATGACGCTGGAAACGGCTGGGCGGTAAAAATGTCGCTCGCCGAAGGCAAGGAGCGTGCGTTGCTCACGGCTGGCGTGTTCCGCTTTTGGGATACGGAATGGCCGATTCCGGGAGGTACGGAGTTCCAAGTTGCCGTATACGATGCGAGTGGCGACAAAGGTGCTCCGGGTAAGAAGCTCGCTGGACCGATCGACGCGACCGCTAAGCGCGACGGTAGCTGGACGGTTGTCGACTTGTCGGATAAAGGGATCATGGTTGAAGGCGACTTCTACATTGTCTACATCCAGACAAAAGTGCATCCGAACGCTCCAGGCCTCGCGACCGATGAAAGCGGTCAATGGTCCGGACGCAGCTGGCAGCTCGTTGGCGGCGCATGGTCCCAATCGCCGCGTGACGAAGGTAACTACATGATCCGCGCCCGCGTGAATTACGAAGTAGAGACGCCGACGATTACGTCGCCAACAGACGGGTCGTTCACGAACGATGCGACGATTACAGTAGAAGGCCAGGCGACCGCGGACACGAATGTACACATTATGAACAACGGAGAAGAAGTTACGACTGCGACTGCGACGAAGGACGGCAAGTTCTCTACTGACGTCGAGCTGCAAGTCGGCGAAAACTCGCTCACGGCTGCCGCTTCTACCGAAAATGGTAGAACCGAGGCGTCTGAACCGGTTGTCGTCACGCTCGACCAAACAAAACCAGAGGTTACCATCGACAGCCCGAAAGACGGTTCCAAAACGAACCGCGAGACAGTGACGGTCGAAGGTAAAGCGATCGACGACCATCTCGACTGGGTGAAAGTGAACGGTCAAAAAGCGAACGTTAACGATGACGGATCGTTTGCTCAGCGCATCTTGCTCGACAACGGCAAGAACGAGATTAAAGTTGTCGCCCAAGATAAAGCTGGCAACAAAACGACGAAGAAAGTGACAGTGCACGCGAAGTACGAAGTACCAGTGATCGACAACTTGGAGCCGACAGAGGACAAGCACTTGAAAGCTGGGGAAACGGTGAAGATCGCGTTTGACAGTGAGCCTGGACTTAAGGCGACATTCACCATTCGCATGCCGCTCGTGAACGAAAGGGCGAAACTTACGGGAGTCACCGAACTGCCGATGATGGAAATGGGCGATGGCCATTATGTCGGCTACTGGACGGCCACCTCGAACGCCTTCGCGAAAGGTGCCGAGATCGAAGTGAAAGTCGTCGACGACTACAAAAACGAGGCTCGCAAAACGGCAGCAGGTAAATTATTCATTAACGTCGAATAGGTGCCGTTGCTAAATCGCCCGCCCAAGTCGTGAGTGCCGCATAAGCTCGAGGCGGTCTTAGCAGTTGGCTTAAGAAAAACTAATAGCGATATAAACGGTAGGTTGCCGGTCGACTAAGGTTGCATGGGAAAGAAAATAGGACGGTCATTGTAGACTGACTATCCATCATGACTACCCTTGACGAGATGTCACTTATGGTGACTAACGACTAACCTACCTAGCGTCGAAGAACCTTACCATATCGCGTCGTAATGCCACCCATGCTTGACTAGGGTGGCATTACTTTTTTCACTTTGTTCGCAAAATCTGTCACAAAAAAGTCTTTTATTGTTGTTGCAGGAATATCGTTTATGGCGTCGAATAGTTATATAAACGTCTGGTGGTCTATACAATATTGGCGCAAATTGGCAATCAATACAAATTTACAAATACAGTCGCTTGGTGGTGGAACGATGAACGGAAATTTGCCGCTGCGTCCTGAAAAAGTCGGGATCGACGGCCCGCGTCTGCGCGCTGCGTTTCAATTGCTCGACGAAGCGGTAGAGTCGGGGGCTATTCCCGGGGCGGTTGCTGTGATCGGCAGGGGATCTGACATCGCAGGACGACACGCGGTAGGTTATGCGGTAAAATGTGAGCAAGAAGAGCAAGTTTTGCAAATGGATACACTATTCGACTGCGCGTCGCTGACGAAAGTCGTCGTGACTTTACCGCTTATTTTGATCTTGCTGGACAGGGGTGAGTTACACTTAAATGAACCGGTTGCCACTTTTCTCCCCGAATTTGCCGTTAACGGAAAAGATGCGGTCACTGTTGGGCAACTTTTAACACATACGTCAGGGTTAGCGGCTCACCGACCGTTTTACGCGCACGATACGACTGCAGAACAAATTAAAGCGGCCGTGTGCAATGAGCCGTTAGCTTATGAGAGTGGGACGCAAGTCGTTTACAGTGATCTCGGATTTATCGTCTTAGGAGAAATCGCAGCAAAACTTTACGGTTGTCCATTAGATGAAGCCGCTGCACACGAATTGTTTCACCCCCTCGGGATGCGCGATAGCCAATTTTGCCCGCCGGACGGATTAAAAAGCCGGATCGCCGCCACTGAATATCGCGAGCACCTCGGGCGCTATCAACGCGGCGACGTGCACGACGAAAACGCTCTTGCCTTAGGAGGCGTCAGTGGACACGCGGGGCTGTTTGCGACCGCGGGCGATCTTGCCCACTACGCAGCGATGTGGCTCGCGAACGGCGCGTGGGAGGGACAACGCATTCTTTCTTCAGCTAGCGTCGCCTTCGCGACACGCAGTTATACAACCCACCTACAGGATAACCGCGGGCTAGGATGGGCGCTAAAAGGGGACAGTTTTGATGCAGCGGGAGATCTTTTTTCAACGGCGACTTTCGGTCATACAGGGTTTACCGGGACGAGTGTATGGATCGATCCTGAACGCAGCTTGTACGCGGTCTTACTAACGAACCGCGTGCATTTCGGACGCGAAACGTCGATTGCTCGGTTGCGCGCCTGTTTTCACAATGCGGTGGCGGCAAGTGTCATTGCACCGTAGCTCGTGGCTTATTTGGAGGAAAAGAGGGATTGTATGAAGCACGTGCTCAATAAAAATATTCCCATCCCGCTATATTATCAATTGAAGCAGTGGTTGTTGGACCAGATGGAGCGCGGCGAATTGAAACCAGGAGACTTCATTCCATCAGAACGTGAACTAAGTGAACGTTTCGAAATAAGCCGCATGACTGTAAGGCAGGCGTTGCTCGAACTCGTCAACGAAGGAAAACTCGTGCGTGAAAAAGGGAAGGGGACGTATGTCGCCGAGCCAAAAATAAGTCAAGGGTTGTTGAAATTGACGAGTTTTAGTGAAGACATGTTGAATCGCGGCATGACGCCAGGGGCGCGAGTCGTAGATGTCGCCGTGAAGCGCGCCCCGCAGAGCGTGCAACCTAAACTAAATATCGGATCGCGCGAAGCAGTGATCATCGTCACACGCGTCCGGATGGCGGACGACACACCGATGGCGCTAGAGACGACTCACCTCTCGCTCTCGCGCTTTCCCGCGCTCGAACAACAAGATTTTAGTAACACGTCACTTTATCAATTTTTACACGACCATTACGGAGTGAAAACGTCCTTTGCCACACAGACAATGGAAGTCGGCTTGCCAAACGAGCGGGAACAAGAGTTGTTACACATTAGCGAAGACATCCCGATTCTACTCATCGAACGCGTCACGCTCGACGAGCAACGAGCGCCGATCGAGTTCGTAAAATCGATTTACCGCGGCGACAGGTACAAACTGTATGCCGAGATGGAGCGATAGGTTAATCGTGTACGATACGATCTTCCCGGTCCTTTGGCAACGCTGATCGCTCCGTTATTTTGGTATGTTATGCGCGTTGCAATTTATGAAAGACGAAGCGATTGAGGTAACGGCAGTCAAAAATAAGGACAAGGAAACGTTTAGAAGTTGTTTAGATTTTTTATGTGGAACTTTCGTGTACACATAAACGGATATAAACAGACAGACATGTTCAGAAAGGATGAATGACGCGGTGGACGTTAACCAACTATCCTTAAGGCAAAAAGTCGGGCAACTGATGATGTTCGGCTTTTCCGGGCTGACAGTGAGCGAGGACATACGTCAACTGATCGCGGAGGATTACGTCGGAGGCATTATTTTGTTCGCGCGCAACATTGGCACACCGAGTGACGTGTTGCGATTGACGAGTGACCTTCAAGCGGTAGCCAAACAGACGGCACAACCGAATCCACTTCTGATCGCCATCGATCAAGAAAACGGTGCCGTACGTCGTCTAGGGAAGGGGCCGACCCTTTTCCCGGGAAATATGTTGCTAGGGGCAATCGATGAACCGGAGGCGACGCGCGCAGTAGCCCGTGCAACCGGTGCAGAATTAAAGGCACTTGGTATTAATATGAACTTGGCACCCGTACTCGACGTCAATAACAATCCGCATAATCCGGTCATCGGCGTACGTGCGTTTGGGGAGGATCCGGAAAAAGTTTCGACGCACGGTACAGCGGCGATTGCCGGCTACCGTGAAGCCGGAGTACTCGCGACGGCCAAACATTTCCCCGGGCACGGAGATACCCATACCGATTCACACCTCGCTTTACCGACGATTGCTCACGATTTAGAACGGTTGGAACGAGTCGAGTTCGTTCCGTTTAAGAGGGGCATTCAAGCGGGCGTCGAATGTGTGATGGTCGCTCACGTCTACTTTCCCGCTTTGGAACCGGGCAAAGACGTTCCAGCAACGTTATCTCGCGCGGTCGTCACCGGGCTCTTGCGCGAAAAGATGGGGTTTTCCGGAGTCGTTACAACCGATTGCTTAGAAATGAAAGCTATCTCAGAAGGAATTGGCACAGCCGAAGGGGCACTCCGCGCCTTAAAAGCCGGTTGTGACATTCTTATGGTTTCACATACGGCACATGAACAAAAAGCGGCCATAGAACGCATTGTACAAGCGGTGGAACAAGGGGAGCTTGCAGAAGAAATACTCGACGCGGCTGTGGCACGTGTCTTGAACATGAAACAGAACAAGTTGACGTGGGATGATGTACCACCCCCCGTCGGGGGTAAGGCGCATCAACAGCTCGCGGAACGGCTGTACGCTCGCGGGGTCACAGTGGTGAAAAACGAAGGAATCTTACCGCTAGACGACTCTACTTCTACCTCGGGCGACATCCTCGTCGTAACGCCGGAAAAAGCGGTGTCGACGTTAGTCGAAGACGTCGAATATGCAGACTATAGGCTCGCTGATGCGTTGCGTGCGCATTCTAGTCGCGTGACCGAGGTGACGTTCTCGGTAGATGGCACGGTTAGCGACGCCGAAATGGAATCGCTTGTCGTCCAAGCACAGTCAGCCGATACGGTAATCGTCGGTACAGTAAACATGCACCTTAAGCCGACACAAGCTGAACTCGTTCGTACGCTATTGACGAAAAATAAACGGCTCATCGTCGTCGCTATGCGCAACCCGTACGACTTAATGGCCGTACCGGATGTGCCTGCCTACGTGGCGACGTATGAGTTTACTTTTCCCGCGCTCTGCGCTTGTGCCGACGTCATTTTCGGTAAAACCGAGGCTCAAGGAAAGTTGCCAGTGACGATTCCTTTGTCAGCACCTACTTATTCGCCTCGCGACAATTTATCGACGGACTGACGTCAGGAGCTGTTAAGTGATGAAAAACCGTTGGATCACGTTTGATTTAGATGGTACGTTAATGCAGAACCCGTTTGTCGGTTGGGTGTTCCCGGAAATCGCTAAAGCTGTTTTGCAAGCGTTAAACGCACAGCACGGAAAGGCGGATGCCTCCGCTACTAAAGGGGTGGAGGGTGCACCGCCTCTTTCTAGCAACTCAGGAAATAAACGAATGATGGCCGTGTTGGGCGAGGTGGAGAAGGAATCGGCGGCGGTTCCCCGCGATTCCGACGTGCCGGACGATGTTGGCGATCTAGCAGATGAGCCAAACAATGCTAGCGATACTGACGTTCCCGACGAAGCAGACGATGCCGGTGGCTCCGACGAAGCTGGTGGCGCAACGGAAGTGCAGATATCGGCAGCGGAGAAGCGTATCCTCGAGGAGATTCGCGAGAAAATCTTCAACGAACATAAGAGACGCATGCGGGCACGCGAGTGGGTCGCCGCGTATGACTGGGACGACATCGTGCAACAATGCGTTGCCAAGCTGGGGCTGCAGCTAACAATCGACGTTGCTAGTTTAGTAAAAAAACATGCTCTACCACCAAAAATTTACTTGCTCGAAGACGGTGTGCACGATGTGTTAAAGGCGTTAAAAAAAAGCGGTTACCGTCTCGCCGTCGTCACAAACGGTTTTTATAAGTATCAAGCGCCAGTGATGGAAGCCTTGAACATCGACGCGCTATTCGATGCCGTCATAACACCGGAGCGCGTCGGCTACGGCAAACCCGATCCGCGTATGCTCGCCCCTCTACAGCAGAAGGGGGAAATCGTCGCCCACGTCGGCGATCGGCTCGATCACGATGTGTGCTTGGCGAACGAGAGTGGCGTGACGTCTGTGTGGGTTATACGGAAACTGCCCGCTAAGTTACACGCGGTGGCGCCGCAGCATCGGCAAGACAGCGACGCGACGATTGACCTATGTACCACGCGGTGGCGGCAAGAGCAGGGGAAATCTGCTGCGCCGCTCCCTACCGAAGCCATCCCCGACGTCGTCGTGCACTCACTGGACGAGCTACTTGCTTATTTGGGGATAAAGTAAGTGTCGCTCGATAAACAACGATCAGAAAGATGAGAAAGGTACTGTATCAAGGTGCGAGTAGCGTAACAAAGCCGTAACGATTACATCCCTTCCGCGGTGAAAGGCATGCTGATTAGGACCCTGCGGCTGTTATTCAAAAAACAGCCGCAGGGCTCACACCGACTGCAGTCATAAAGAAAGGTAAAAAATGAGTTGTAGACCAGCTCTCCCATTTTATACTCACCTCAGGCTCGACGCATCAACGCGCCTTTCCCATTACCTCTACGTTATTCACCTAGAGTTTCTTTTTGCAACGGACTATACCCGAGACGGGTAGAAATGTTTGTAGCTGTCGCCCTTACGGCAGCGATTAGCTGTTCCAATTGCGGTTTCATCCGATCGGATGGCCCAATAATGCTGATCGACGCGTGCACCTCGGCGAGCGAGTCGAAAATAGGTGCCGCGACCCCAGTAACCCCGATATTGCGCATGTCCGAGCTGATTTCGTACTTTTTCTGACGAATCGTTGTAAGGCGTTCTTTCATTTGCTGTCGGTCAGTGATCGAGCGCTCTGTATAAACTATTAATTCATCAGATAGAATTCGGTCGATGAACACCTCTTCTTGAAAGGCGAGAATGACTCGCGAGGCAGACGTCGCGTATAACGGGAACCGCCTGTAAGTATCGACGTTAAAGCGGATCGGATGGGGCGAGTCGATTTTTTGCATATAGATGGCGTCATATTTATCGCGTAAACATAAACAGACGAGCTCCTTCGTCTTAGCGGCGAGAGTTGTGAGGTCGGGGGTACAAAGTTCGACGAGGTTTTGACCGTTCATCACTTTGTGTCCGAGTTCGAGCAACGTATAACCGAGAGAGTAACGTTTTGTCGCCGGGTTTTGTCTAATAAACCCTTCGCTTTCGAGTGTCGCGAGCAGTTTGTAGACGGCGCCTTTGGAAATCCCGAGCCGCTTACTTAGTTCGGTGACGCCCATTTCTGGCGGGGAATCGAGAAACGTTTTCATTAACAAACAGCTTTTTTTAACCGATGATAAATAATTATCCACAACGGATCATCCTTTTCTCACTCACAGTGATAGATTCCGAACAATTCATGCGCATTTTTCGGATAGTGTACCATAAAATGACGGCTATTGTACAGGTAGTGTCACGACTATGAGCGTTCACCCCATTAGGTCGACTTTCAGTACTCGGAAAATTGTTATTGCCGTAAGCGCTCCCGTATGCTATGATGTCAATCATAGTTTATGTATAGTAAAACACGTTTCCGTATGGGAAACAAGGGAGGAGACATGTGCAATGAAGAAAAAGTGGTTTGCCGCGGTGACAAGTGTGATGTTAGTCGGATCACTGTTGATAGGATGCGGAGGCACCGAGGACAAAAAAGATGCCGGACAAGCAAAAAGCGAGGAAGGGAAGCTCGAAAAACAACTCGTCGTTGCAGGTAACGGGGCAACTGTAGAAAAACTGATGAAGGATGAGATCTTCAAAAAGTTTAACGAGAAGTTCCCCGACGTTAAATTAACGTACGTGAGCGGTGTGTCCACAGAAATTGTCGCGAAAGTGAAAGCGCAAAAGAACGCGCCGCAAATCGATGTCGTCGTCGTTGAGGGGGGCGAGCAAGAGGCGGGACGCAAAGAAGACTTGTGGGAAACGTTAGATGAAAAGGAAATCCCGAACATAGCCAAAGTATCCGACGATTTAAAAGTAACTGACAACAGTGGCGTTACTGTCAATTTCACCCCGATGGGCATTTCCTATAACGCGGAATTAGTGAAAGAAAAAGGGCTTCCCATACCGGAATCGTGGAACGACTTGGCGCGTCCGGAAATGAAAGACAACTTGTCGCTCACTGAAGTAACGAGTAACTTCGGCCGTTCGACGCTCATCATGCTCGCCTACGCGAACGGGGGATCAGAGAAGCAAATTGATCCCGGATTCGACAAATTGAATACGATTGCCGGTTACATGCCGACATTTGCGAAAAGTGCCGCCCAGTTAGAGCAAAGCTTGCAAGATCAGACGGCCGTGTATACGACGTGGACGATGGCGAGAAGTTTAGTGCAAAAAGAAGCTGGCTTGCCCATTGAATTTGTGTTTCCGAAAGAAGGCGCGAACATCGTCCCGAACGTCGCTGCACACGTTAAAGGAGCCAAAAATGAACACGCGGCAAAACAGTTTATCGACTTCTTACTGTCCGACGATGTACAAAAACTGTACGGTGAAGCGTTGTTTTACAACCCGGCAACTTCTGTCGAGCTGTCGGATGACGTGGCAGAAAAACTAGCGTTTGACCGTGACAAAGTCGTGACATTCGACTACGGTGCCATCAGCACGCACATGTCGGAATGGCTAGATCGCTTCAACAAAGAAACGGCAACGAAGATGGGGAAATAGGTGATTAGCTTGGCTAAAACGATTGATGTAGAATTGCGCAACGTGCAAAAGCGGTTTG is a window from the Numidum massiliense genome containing:
- a CDS encoding DJ-1/PfpI family protein, whose translation is MTKKVLIVAGDAVEALEIYYPYYRLQEAGIEATIAAPTKKKLHTVVHDFVDWETYTEKPGYLIEADVSFADVKPKEYDGLIIPGGRAPEYIRLNEHLPTIVRHFFVHEKPVGAICHAAQVLETVADVMQGRKLTAYIACKPSVEVMQATYVESPLYVERNLVSGHAWPDLPGFMREFLKLLHS
- a CDS encoding S8 family peptidase; the protein is MRVNKRVLIRFLSVLLCFSLVLPLGFFSTVQAKADQGVHTSVHEKSQKPAKEKIADRLQKQFKEKKTVTFLLKFQEQVDTQKVAKDAAKKAQKLKQTAAQTTLAKRSSVVSALRGTANETQQDVKAFLDKQKKAGHVTSYESYYIVNAIAVTGSQEVMEQLASFPEVAKVLPNELRQLHPAERVKAKAETAVKGTAKAKDGKAKQDSNLSDIEWNIDRVGAPAAWQMGIDGTGTVVANIDTGVDWEHPTLKEKYRGYDEANPDNPSHDFNWFDATAGRTTPYDDDGHGTHTMGTMVGAEPNGANQIGVAPGAKWIAVKAFTPAGGYDSDLLAAGEWILAPKDAQGNPRPDMAPDVVNNSWGGGSGIDEWYRDMVRAWRAADIFPEFSAGNTRPGNPGGPGSVANPANYPESFATGATDINDQLASFSLQGPSPYGELKPEVSAPGVNIRSAIPGNGYGNYNGTSMAGPHTSAVVALLRQANASLTVDEIEQILQDTATPLTDSTFPESPNNGYGYGLVNAFDAVSSVMDGLGRVQGQVVREGEDNEPPTFEHDSVSTTYEGMDLPLVVTARDNVSVTSVQLQYRSNSGDDWATVDAKRISGDFRDGVYQATIPGEDISGSSLHYRWKITDFGNNEVTSDVYDVNVSPGITIGYSEDFESYPVGWVSYGENDSWEWGVPTSGPGSAFSGENVYATNLSGMYDNNSQATLMMPPVDLPEGPAYLQYKHWYNLENRWDFGYVRVSTDMENWTTLETYTNISNDWVDGEVDLSDYAGQRVYLSFHLATDFSVTRDGWYIDQVALTNTSLNKESKAKLGVEPKQSDKADKNDPAAATGKADKSSAATSAEKKGKPAVAKQGAPKNVKAPAASKQNGKKPDKGKNKGKNKDKKDKDNGKQPAALPLAAKVSVLESGRQVNTNPADGSYSLTHATGTYTMQAEAYGFRSADQAVEVSRDGEVTANFTLDPIPQGNITGTVTNKSTGEPVANATLYVVEDAAVQPVSTDENGAYSLTAYEGTYTLVVSAPNYYRTEVEVTVSGNDDTTKDITLKPFIGYPGEIGYDSGEPDNARAFYDAGNGWAVKMSLAEGKERALLTAGVFRFWDTEWPIPGGTEFQVAVYDASGDKGAPGKKLAGPIDATAKRDGSWTVVDLSDKGIMVEGDFYIVYIQTKVHPNAPGLATDESGQWSGRSWQLVGGAWSQSPRDEGNYMIRARVNYEVETPTITSPTDGSFTNDATITVEGQATADTNVHIMNNGEEVTTATATKDGKFSTDVELQVGENSLTAAASTENGRTEASEPVVVTLDQTKPEVTIDSPKDGSKTNRETVTVEGKAIDDHLDWVKVNGQKANVNDDGSFAQRILLDNGKNEIKVVAQDKAGNKTTKKVTVHAKYEVPVIDNLEPTEDKHLKAGETVKIAFDSEPGLKATFTIRMPLVNERAKLTGVTELPMMEMGDGHYVGYWTATSNAFAKGAEIEVKVVDDYKNEARKTAAGKLFINVE
- a CDS encoding serine hydrolase domain-containing protein gives rise to the protein MNGNLPLRPEKVGIDGPRLRAAFQLLDEAVESGAIPGAVAVIGRGSDIAGRHAVGYAVKCEQEEQVLQMDTLFDCASLTKVVVTLPLILILLDRGELHLNEPVATFLPEFAVNGKDAVTVGQLLTHTSGLAAHRPFYAHDTTAEQIKAAVCNEPLAYESGTQVVYSDLGFIVLGEIAAKLYGCPLDEAAAHELFHPLGMRDSQFCPPDGLKSRIAATEYREHLGRYQRGDVHDENALALGGVSGHAGLFATAGDLAHYAAMWLANGAWEGQRILSSASVAFATRSYTTHLQDNRGLGWALKGDSFDAAGDLFSTATFGHTGFTGTSVWIDPERSLYAVLLTNRVHFGRETSIARLRACFHNAVAASVIAP
- a CDS encoding GntR family transcriptional regulator gives rise to the protein MKHVLNKNIPIPLYYQLKQWLLDQMERGELKPGDFIPSERELSERFEISRMTVRQALLELVNEGKLVREKGKGTYVAEPKISQGLLKLTSFSEDMLNRGMTPGARVVDVAVKRAPQSVQPKLNIGSREAVIIVTRVRMADDTPMALETTHLSLSRFPALEQQDFSNTSLYQFLHDHYGVKTSFATQTMEVGLPNEREQELLHISEDIPILLIERVTLDEQRAPIEFVKSIYRGDRYKLYAEMER